The segment CCTTTGAAGCAGATCAGTGTGCATTTTAAGCTTGGAAGTCGTTAAGTGCTGTGCATGCATAAAAACTTTGCAGACAAGATTTTGCCCTTATGCTTTGAAGTTTAGTCACAGAGCCTATAATTCTGCTGAATAATAATTCAGGATTTGGTTTTTAGATCCAAAAGGTAATTCTGGCACTTGGAGATTACATGGGAGCAACTTGTCATGCTTGCATTGGTGGAACCAATGTTCGAAATGAAATGCAAAAGCTGCAGGCTGAAGCACCACATATTGTTGTTGGTACACCAGGGAGAGTGTTTGATATGTTAAACAGAAGATACCTTTGTAAGTATTGCTGTCTATTGAATATATTGTATTTACTATTGCAAATAAACTCAAGTACTTTGAGAATCTGGAGATgatagtattttatatttaacagctccaaaatggatcaaaatgtTTGTTTTGGATGAAGCTGATGAAATGTTGAGCCGAGGTTTTAAGGATCAAATCTATGAGATTTTCCAAAAATTAAATACAAGTATTCAGGTGAGCTTTATTTCACACTTTACTATATATGGCTGGAGGTTAGGTTTGATGGCAGGTAGTTACAACACAACTGGAGTGTTCTATTGTCGTTCCCACTGCTTAAAGCAATTGATGCATAACTCTGTCTAGCACAATTCCATAGCAAGGCAGAGATGCTTGGTCTcagacatttttttattattatgaaaagtTGTGTTAATTATTTTTGTGACAACATTGTCATTGTCTCTTTAAGGTTGTGTTGCTTTCTGCCACAATGCCAACTGATGTGTTAGAAGTGACCAAAAAATTCATGAGAGATCCAATTCGAATTCTGGTGAAAAAGGAAGAATTGACCCTTGAAGGAATCAAACAGTTTTATATCAATGTTGAAAGAGAGGTAAtttgattatttaaaatgaaaatgtagccAATTTTTTTGCCTTCTTGTATAAGCACTGTGCTAAAATTGCAGAAACCAGGATTACATCTTGGTTTTTGTTATAATGCTAGCAGAGTACACACAAGAAGAAAAGTAAACTGCACTAGATTGTAAAGACTAGGGTGGACCTCTTTCTTAATGTCCAGTGTCCTTTGTCTTAAAATTTGGTGCAATATGTCTTTAGACAGATATAATAAAATGAGTTGCTCTTGAAAGTAAACTGGAAACTAGATTAACAACTGGCAACCTTCTCTTTTAAATACTGTAGGAATGGAAGTTGGATACACTTTGTGACTTGTACGAGACACTGACAATTACTCAGGCTGTTATTTTTCTCAATACAAGGCGCAAGGTGGACTGGCTCACTGAGAAAATGCATGCTAGGGACTTCACAGTTTCTGCTTTGGTAAGAGGTATTCTAACCCAGTAATGGCAATTACAATGTATTTATTAAAGCAGGATTCAGACTACAATATAGCTGTTAAGTGCTGTGTTGTCGTTCCCCCtgctcaaaataaacttgttTCTTAACTATACCTGTCTGCTATACTCTTGTTGCAGCCAGGGACGCTTGGTCTCATACACGTTGATAAATGTTGGTTTGACTGGTGATTCTTGAATGAAGGTATGTTCATTTGCAGCATGGTGACATGGACCAGAAGGAAAGAGATGTTATCATGAGGGAATTCCGATCAGGGTCAAGCCGTGTTCTGATCACTACTGACTTGTTGGTAAGCCAGTCAGTTACTGCTTTTTTAATCTACCAAAAGTTTTTCAGGGGGAAAGGTTGTTTAATAACCTTTACCAACCTACACTGTTTGGGAGAATAAAGAATAGACCACACTCCACAGTGGGCTGTATCACTTAACATATAGTTCACTACTATTTTGTGGCCTACATTAGACAAGTGTCTAATTTTTTAATTAGCATTTGAACATCATACCATTCATTGTATTTCAGGCTCGTGGGATTGATGTGCAACAAGTTTCATTGGTTATAAACTATGATCTACCTACCAATCGTGAGAACTATATTCACAGGTGAGTAAAGGCATCTTGAGACTTTTTGTATTGGTAAAATGAATTCATGTATTGATTTTCTACTGACTGATGTGTCTGAAAGGTAACCTCAAATCAGGGAATGATACAGAAAAAAGGCATAGTAACTTGGAAAGATGTAATTAAAATTGTACGTGGGAAGACTGGTCACACACAGTGGGAAAACAGCTGTAAACGTTGCCTGAATTGTGGACGTCATACAGATCAGGTTTAGATCTGTTGGTCTTAGCTTATTTCAGAGCTTTAGTCTTAGTAATGTTCTGTTGTCCCTGTGCTTTCTTGGTGATTCCTCTCTAGTTGGgattttcttggtgttgtctggtAGCCATTTGAGCAGTCCCTGGTTTAGTTAGTGGCTTTATCCCTAAGTAAATTGAATTGTACTTTGTTACATGAtgtaaaaaaaagactttttaaaaaatacaggagTCGATAGCAGCAGTTGATGACGAGATGGCGCTCAGAAACGGCGTTGACGTAATTTAGGACGTGGAATCATAAGCGAAACAGCACACTGTTTGAATAAAGAGCGAGTCggtatttatatttgtttttcttttgtcatgattatttgatattttaagtTGTTCCAGCCAGGGTATTTTGTACATTAGTTTATTAGGTGGTTTGTATTGTCTGGTTTATGTTAGGAAGGGTAGAAAGCTGTTTTGGAGGTAAACACGTTTGAGTAATTTGAGTTAAAACGTGTGAAACTGAGCAAAAAAGCAGTGATAAGTTTGGGTTACCATACCAAATACTTGTTTTCCCACTGGAAAAAGTCGTTTTAGACTAGTTAACCTTGCAGCATTTGTATTCACAGTTTTCAGTTCCAGAGGTGCGTCGAAATGGATTATATAACTTCTTTTTGTTTTATCCCTGGTGTTTACATCTGTCCCAGGCTGACATCTGCTCTTGGTGGCCCACTTTGGTATGGGCTTTAATTTCACTACCCCAAACACAGTACTGTcatctgctttaaaaataataatgctcaAGACACCTGATAAAATCTCATTTTGCAGCCAGACAAGCCTTGAATCCTTTTGGCACTAACtgcaaaggaaaatttttttctctagatATTGATTAGCAGCTAGTGCTCCAATTAGAAGCACGAACTATAACCTTGATAAGTAAACAGCAGCTGATGGTTAACAAGTGGATCATCATGTTCAGTAGTTCATGAACTATGTGAGAAGTAACATATTCTAAttgctggtttgttttttttacacAGAATTGGCAGAGGGGGTCGATTTGGGAGGAAAGGTGTGGCtataaactttgttactgaagaAGACAAGAGGATTCTTCGTGACATTGAGACTTTCTACAATACTACAGTGGAGGAAATGCCAATGAATGTGGCCGACCTTATTTAATTCCTGGGATGAGAGTTTTGAATGCAGTGCTCGCTGTTGCTGAATAGGCAATCACAACGTGGCATTGTGCTTCTTTCTTTGGGAATATTTGAGTCTTGTCTCAATGCTCATAACGGATCAGAAATACAGATTTTGATAGCAAAGCGACTTTAGTCGTGAGCTCTTGTGAGGAAAGTCATTGGCTTTATCCTCTTTAGAGTTAGACTGTTGGGGTTGGGTATAAAAGATGGGGTCTGTAAAGTCTTTGTTTCTTAGAAATTTATTTCCTAGTTCTGTAGAAATGGTTGTATTAGATGTTCTCTATCATTTAATAATATACTTGTGGACTAAAAGATATAAGTGCTGTATAAAATCAGCCAATTATGTTAAACTAGCATATTTACCTTTATTGTTATTAGCCTTGAATAGAAAGGCCTTTAAAATTGATTATTTTTTAGAAAGCATTTGAATGCATTTTGTTTGGTATTGTATTTATTCAATAAAGTATTTAATTAGTGCTAAGTGTGAACTGGACCCTGTTGCTAAACCCCAGCAAGCAATCATATCTTAGGTAGGGTTTAAATCCCCCAGTAAAATTGCCATATTGCACATGTCTTAATGAAGTTTGAAT is part of the Manis pentadactyla isolate mManPen7 chromosome 1, mManPen7.hap1, whole genome shotgun sequence genome and harbors:
- the EIF4A2 gene encoding eukaryotic initiation factor 4A-II isoform X2 — its product is MSGGSADYNREHGGPEGMDPDGVIESNWNEIVDNFDDMNLKESLLRGIYAYGFEKPSAIQQRAIIPCIKGYDVIAQAQSGTGKTATFAISILQQLEIEFKETQALVLAPTRELAQQIQKVILALGDYMGATCHACIGGTNVRNEMQKLQAEAPHIVVGTPGRVFDMLNRRYLSPKWIKMFVLDEADEMLSRGFKDQIYEIFQKLNTSIQVVLLSATMPTDVLEVTKKFMRDPIRILVKKEELTLEGIKQFYINVEREEWKLDTLCDLYETLTITQAVIFLNTRRKVDWLTEKMHARDFTVSALHGDMDQKERDVIMREFRSGSSRVLITTDLLARGIDVQQVSLVINYDLPTNRENYIHRIGRGGRFGRKGVAINFVTEEDKRILRDIETFYNTTVEEMPMNVADLI
- the EIF4A2 gene encoding eukaryotic initiation factor 4A-II isoform X1 — translated: MMSRASDCGETSARTEWLRGVCFPPEDALKFRLLPLPCGAQHLVEAVAQSAFRAVQPGLEALFAANGGREHGGPEGMDPDGVIESNWNEIVDNFDDMNLKESLLRGIYAYGFEKPSAIQQRAIIPCIKGYDVIAQAQSGTGKTATFAISILQQLEIEFKETQALVLAPTRELAQQIQKVILALGDYMGATCHACIGGTNVRNEMQKLQAEAPHIVVGTPGRVFDMLNRRYLSPKWIKMFVLDEADEMLSRGFKDQIYEIFQKLNTSIQVVLLSATMPTDVLEVTKKFMRDPIRILVKKEELTLEGIKQFYINVEREEWKLDTLCDLYETLTITQAVIFLNTRRKVDWLTEKMHARDFTVSALHGDMDQKERDVIMREFRSGSSRVLITTDLLARGIDVQQVSLVINYDLPTNRENYIHRIGRGGRFGRKGVAINFVTEEDKRILRDIETFYNTTVEEMPMNVADLI
- the EIF4A2 gene encoding eukaryotic initiation factor 4A-II isoform X3, producing the protein MAQREHGGPEGMDPDGVIESNWNEIVDNFDDMNLKESLLRGIYAYGFEKPSAIQQRAIIPCIKGYDVIAQAQSGTGKTATFAISILQQLEIEFKETQALVLAPTRELAQQIQKVILALGDYMGATCHACIGGTNVRNEMQKLQAEAPHIVVGTPGRVFDMLNRRYLSPKWIKMFVLDEADEMLSRGFKDQIYEIFQKLNTSIQVVLLSATMPTDVLEVTKKFMRDPIRILVKKEELTLEGIKQFYINVEREEWKLDTLCDLYETLTITQAVIFLNTRRKVDWLTEKMHARDFTVSALHGDMDQKERDVIMREFRSGSSRVLITTDLLARGIDVQQVSLVINYDLPTNRENYIHRIGRGGRFGRKGVAINFVTEEDKRILRDIETFYNTTVEEMPMNVADLI